One window of Hippoglossus stenolepis isolate QCI-W04-F060 chromosome 1, HSTE1.2, whole genome shotgun sequence genomic DNA carries:
- the ccne1 gene encoding G1/S-specific cyclin-E1 — protein MRGKREDTEAESVAPKENTVRPRKRKADVAIYIQDLDEEVAEMTRKKQRDCELTWSPGAGYKSPHRLIPTPDQEEDRPVTLINAGFPHYIFNNIFATPVHCAPLPELCWASKDVVWNNMLEKDKTYTRDVHVMEKHPHLQPKMRAILLDWLMEVSEVYKLHRETYHLAQDYFDRFMGTQRNVFKSTLQLIGITCLFIAAKVEEMYPPKVHQFAYVTDEACTEDEILSMEIIVMKELKWSLSPQTPISWLNVYMQVAYLKETDDLLIPKYPQATFAHIAELLDLCLLDVRCLEFSNGLLAASALFHFSSLELVENVSALKRVEVEECVRWMVPFAMALREIGGSPMKTYTGIPADDMHNIQTHVSYLTWLDKAYSYQDVDLECHSSCSVPSGVLTPPLSSEKTDELVRVDPAVLKIRPRMNTASPPRHSPK, from the exons ATGCGAGGAAAACG GGAAGACACAGAAGCAGAGTCTGTTGCTCCCAAGGAAAACACCGTCCGACCGAGGAAGAGGAAGGCAGATGTGGCTATA TATATACAGGATCTGGATGAGGAGGTAGCAGAGATGACGAGGAAGAAGCAGCGGGACTGTGAG CTGACCTGGAGTCCAGGTGCTGGTTACAAGAGTCCACACAGATTGATCCCAACACCGGATCAGGAAGAGGACCGACCTGTTACTCTTATAAACGCAGGCTTCCCCCACTACATCTTTAACAACATATTTGCAACCCCCGTGCATTGTGCCCCACTCCCTGAACTATG CTGGGCCAGTAAGGATGTGGTGTGGAACAACATGTTGGAGAAGGATAAGACCTACACCAGGGACGTCCACGTGATGGAGAAGCATCCTCATCTGCAGCCAAAGATGAGAGCTATTCTCCTGGACTGGCTCATGGAG GTGAGCGAGGTGTACAAACTGCACAGGGAGACATACCACCTGGCTCAGGACTACTTTGATCGCTTCATGGGCACGCAGAGAAACGTCTTTAAATCAACGCTGCAGCTCATCGGCATCACCTGTCTCTTCATCGCTGCCAAAGTAGAG GAAATGTATCCTCCCAAGGTCCACCAGTTTGCCTATGTTACAGACGAGGCCTGCACTGAAGATGAGATTCTCAGTATGGAAATCATTGTTATGAAG GAGCTGAAGTGGAGTTTGAGCCCACAGACTCCCATCTCCTGGCTCAATGTGTACATGCAGGTGGCTTACCTGAAAGAGACGGACGACCTGCTCATCCCCAAATACCCCCAGGCCACATTCGCACACATAGCAGAG TTGTTGGACCTTTGCTTGCTTGATGTGCGTTGCCTTGAGTTTTCCAATGGCCTCCTTGCTGCGTCAGCTCTgtttcacttctcctctctggAGCTGGTGGAAAACGTTtcag CTTTGAagagggtggaggtggaggagtgtgtgaggtggATGGTTCCATTTGCCATGGCACTGCGGGAGATCGGCGGGTCGCCTATGAAGACTTACACAGGAATCCCAGCAGATGACATGCACAACATCCAGACCCATGTTTCGTATCTCACGTGGCTG GACAAGGCCTACTCTTACCAGGATGTGGACTTGgagtgtcacagcagctgttcagTCCCTTCAGGTGTCCTGACTCCACCCCTGAGCAGTGAGAAGACTGACGAGCTGGTCCGAGTGGATCCCGCTGTCCTGAAAATCCGACCGAGGATGAATACTGCATCTCCACCACGACATTCCCCAAAGTAG
- the zgc:162297 gene encoding uncharacterized protein F13E9.13, mitochondrial, which yields MKFLDLFGRLKSVVIGMIHVKALPGTPLGCMKMSQIVEEACREASIYRDAGIDGLIIENMHDIPYSFSVGPEVCACMTAVCSAVRSVCPILPLGVQILSSANQQALAIALASGMDFIRAEGFVFSHVADEGLLNACAGELLRYRKQVGAEHVQIFTDIKKKHSSHALTSDVSIEETARAAEFFLSDGLVITGAATGTEADPCELKEVSQSVRIPVLIGSGVTYDNMECYLDANGMIIGSHFKEGGHWANAVHPEQVKRFMGKIRHLRK from the exons ATGAAGTTTTTGGATCTTTTTGGACGATTAAAGTCTGTGGTTATTGGAATGATCCATGTCAAAGCATTACCAG GCACCCCCCTGGGGTGtatgaaaatgtcacagatcGTTGAGGAGGCGTGCAGGGAGGCATCAATCTACCGTGATGCAGGGATT GATGGTCTGATCATCGAGAACATGCACGACATCCCTTACTCATTCTCTGTGGGCCCTGAGGTGTGTGCCTGTATGACAGCCGTGTGCAGTGCTGTGAGAAGCGTCTGTCCGATCCTGCCGCTCGGAGTCCAAATACTGTCTTCTGCTAACCAGCAGGCACTGGCCATAGCTCTGGCTTCAG GTATGGATTTCATCAGGGCGGAgggttttgtcttttctcacGTGGCTGATGAGGGCCTCTTGAATGCTTGTGCCGGAGAGTTACTGAGGTATCGCAAACAGGTCGGAGCTGAGCATGTGCAGATCTTCACTGACATCAAAAAGAAGCACAG CTCCCATGCCCTGACGTCAGACGTGAGCATTGAGGAAACGGCCCGTGCTGCAGAGTTCTTCCTCTCTGATGGACTCGTCATCACAGGAGCGGCCACTGGTACAGAGGCTGACCCTTGTGAGCTCAAAG AGGTTTCCCAGTCTGTGAGAATCCCAGTGCTGATTGGTTCTGGAGTGACCTATGACAACATGGAGTGCTATCTTGATGCAAATGGAATGATCATCGGTTCTCATTTCAAGGAGGGTGGCCACTGGGCCAATGCAGTCCACCCAGAGCAGGTGAAAAGGTTCATGGGAAAGATTCGCCACCTTCGAAAATGA
- the si:ch211-260e23.9 gene encoding tumor protein p53-inducible nuclear protein 2: MIGKILSHLLWNTGEDFEAADDGFDELMEFEEGGWVFVNLPESGSLSVPEADPLENLLIEHPSMSVYQMRPRMSGEEEEEEQGSDEDEEDTPRPVAVRQHISWLLAAWGIPLPCNIQLLAVQRARTQAERKKLSRSSLHRQNLAKLRFSPRYGHFKQPCQRLCNY; this comes from the exons ATGATCGGAAAGATTCTTTCTCATCTGCTTTGGAACACAGGCGAGGACTTTGAGGCAGCAGACGACGGTTTTGACGAGCTGATGGAGTttgaggagggaggatgggTCTTTGTTAATCTCCCAG AGAGCGGGTCGCTGTCAGTCCCTGAGGCGGATCCACTCGAGAACCTGCTGATCGAGCACCCGAGCATGTCTGTCTACCAGATGAGACCCAGGATGagtggggaggaggaagaggaggagcaaggCTCTGACGAAGATGAAGAGGACACTCCCAG GCCAGTGGCAGTGAGGCAGCACATTTCTTGGCTTTTGGCTGCCTGGGGAATCCCTCTGCCCTGCAACATCCAGCTGCTGGCTGTCCAGAGGGCCAGGACTCAGGCTGAGCGGAAGAAGCTGAGCCGCAGCTCCCTCCATAGGCAGAATTTAGCCAAGCTGCGATTCTCCCCACGCTACGGCCACTTCAAGCAGCCCTGCCAGCGCCTCTGCAACTACTAA